CTTGCCGAAAGCACCATACATATAGAGTAAGGGGGCATTTTCAGGCTGGGCTTCCTTGGTCCGCTCAATTCGATAGGCTAACGCTTGATGACACGTTGCCATCCGCTCTTCGAAAATCTCCCAAAATAACGTTTGGTCCCCATGAGCTGATAAGGCAATCCGCGGTAAATTAACGGTCACCACGCCCAAATTCATCCGCCCTGAGTTCACTTCGACCCCATTTTCATCCCGCCAACCTTGTAAAAAAGAGCGGCAACCCATTGGCGTTTTGAAGCTGCCAGTCAGGGCCTTGATTTTGTCATACATTAATAAATCAGGATACATACGCTTGGTTGCACATTCAATCGCTAAAGTTTTAATATCATAATTTGGATCGGTTGGATCGAGGTTCAATCCACGTTTAACCGTAAAAATCAGCTTTGGGAAAATCGCCGTTCGCTGCTCTTTACCCAACCCTTTAATACGGATTTTAAGAATAGCCGTTTGAATTTCACGTTCAATCCAACTGGTCCCCAAGCCAAAGTTGACTGTCGTAAATGGGGTTTGACCTTGTGATGAATACAATGTATTAATTTCATATTCCAAGGCTTGCATCGCATCATAAATATCTTTTTTAGTTTTAGTTTTGGCATAATCAGCACGTTGATCCGCAGTAACCCACTGTTCTGCATCAGCTAAATGTTTTTGATAATTAATTGCCGCAAAAGGAGCTAATAACTGATCAACCCGGTTTGCTGAACAACCACCATATTGTAATGAGGCCACGTTAGCAATGATTTGGGCCATCTGTGCGGTCGCCGTTTGAATAGAACGCGGTGAGGCAACTTCGGCATTCCCAATTTTATAACCATTTTTAAACATGCCATCAAAATCTATTAAGCAACAGTTCGTTTCTGGGGTTACTGGTGAATAATCCAAGTCATGCCAATGCAAATCCCCACGCAAATGCGCTTTAGCAACTATATCAGGTAACATTTTGAGCCCAATCGCGCGACTAGCAGCCCCTGCTTCTAGGTCCCGTTGCGTGTTAAACACGTTACTATCCTTATTCGCATTTTCATGAACCACATTGGCGTCACGACTGAATAGCTGTTCAATGCGATCCCGCACATTCGTGGCCGCAGAAAATCGGGCTTGTTCCGCAATAAAATAATCTTGATAAGCTTTAGCAGCCGTCGATAAAGCCAAATCCTGTAGAATTTGAATCAACGCTGGTCGTAATTCACGTGTTTCAATGACCGTGGCTGTCCGATAATGTGTGACTAACGCTTGCCGCACCGCTTGTCGATCAGCTTCAGCTGGTAATAATTGTGCTAAAACATAATTTAATTTATAAGGGTGAAATTTAGTTTGCGTCCCACCACGTTTAATAACCGGTAATTCTCGTAACTGATCTAAACTAGTTGCTGTTGCCCTTGCTTCCATACCCAATCCCCCACTTTATTTAAAAATAAGCCATTTAAGCCAAGTCACCGCTACCAGTTGCAGTGGTCTGAATTCATTTACCATACTATATATAGTAGCTCATTTTAATTAGCCTGCCTATAGGTCCCCTGACTGTTTAGGTCGTCCACCTCGCATTAAACGGGAAACTAACAACGTTATGCCGACCAATAAATAACTCACATTTTTGTTTTATATGGCTTAACTTATATAATCGGAATATTTATTTCAAGACATCAACCATTGCTCACAATCGTATGACTACAACGTTTTATCCAAGTAACCTTCGA
This region of Lactobacillus sp. CBA3605 genomic DNA includes:
- the nrdD gene encoding anaerobic ribonucleoside-triphosphate reductase, with the translated sequence MEARATATSLDQLRELPVIKRGGTQTKFHPYKLNYVLAQLLPAEADRQAVRQALVTHYRTATVIETRELRPALIQILQDLALSTAAKAYQDYFIAEQARFSAATNVRDRIEQLFSRDANVVHENANKDSNVFNTQRDLEAGAASRAIGLKMLPDIVAKAHLRGDLHWHDLDYSPVTPETNCCLIDFDGMFKNGYKIGNAEVASPRSIQTATAQMAQIIANVASLQYGGCSANRVDQLLAPFAAINYQKHLADAEQWVTADQRADYAKTKTKKDIYDAMQALEYEINTLYSSQGQTPFTTVNFGLGTSWIEREIQTAILKIRIKGLGKEQRTAIFPKLIFTVKRGLNLDPTDPNYDIKTLAIECATKRMYPDLLMYDKIKALTGSFKTPMGCRSFLQGWRDENGVEVNSGRMNLGVVTVNLPRIALSAHGDQTLFWEIFEERMATCHQALAYRIERTKEAQPENAPLLYMYGAFGKRLQPGEAVDELFKNERATISLGYIGIYEVCTTFFGPDWEQDSAALAFAEKVVKALRDKCQQWAQASGYHYSLYSTPAESLTDTFCRDDILKFGRIPDVTDKEYYTNSFHYDVRKHPTPFDKLTLEERFPKYASGGFIHYCEYPNLTQNPKALEAVWDWAYDHVGYLGTNTAIDQCFECGFKGEFKATARGFVCPQCGNHDPKTCDVVKRTCGYLGNPQQRPMVHGRHVEITSRQKNMSPEMIKNAARYERTKQSDAQRVVSEGSK